The region AACTTTAAGAACCAGAATGTCGGGGTCGACTGGCTTGGTCAAATAGTCGATTCCGCCCGAGGTATAGCCCTTGGTAATGAACTTCTTATCCGTATTGACGGCAGAAAGGAAAATGATGGAGGTGTCGCGGGTTCGGCTAAAACCAGCAATAGCGTTCGCGACCTCGAACCCATCCATACCGGGCATTTGTACGTCGAGAATAATAACTGAATAATCCGTTTTGAGAACTTTTTTCAAAGCCTCCTCACCGGATTCAGCGGTATCGACCGAAAAACGATGCAATTCCAGAATCTTTTTCAGAGGAAGGAGATTCTCGGGCCTATCATCTACGAGCAGAATCATGGAGTACTGATCAAAAAAACGTTGAGAAAGAATGCATAGTAGATTTTTATGCACTTTCGGCTTCAGTACCTTACGGCTATACGTTAAGGTAAACTGGTTGTGAAGATAGAACCTGACAGGGGGTGTTTCCAAATTCTAACTACATTGCCGATATCGGATTTAGCCTGTGGCATGAGTTGCAATCGAAAAAATGATTAAGCAAGCTTAAATTAGAGACATACTTATTGTTTGATTATTTACATTTTGTTAGGTTTGTGAACATGTAATTTATATTGTTTTTTTATTAAATGTAACTTTAGCAATTTGTTTCTTATTGCAAGTAGTGGTAATTTCTATAGTGTTTAGTTTATCCTGACTTAGTTACTATTCTACAAATCGTAGTATACTGATAACTGCAAAGAGATTAGAGACAGCGTTTTTTTGTGTTGATAAATGTCGCTTTTAGTAGCATGGAGATTCAGTTCATTCGTGTACCTTTCTAAATATAAGATTGTTGAAAGTCTAACTGCCCGTGAAGGACTTCCTTCGTTCAACGGCGTCTATTCCACACATGTCAATCCGGATACTAGTTATTGAAGATGTTACACAGATTCGGGAAAATATCGCGGAACTGTTAACAATGAGTGGGTATGAAGTGCAAATGGCGGCCGACGGTGTCAAAGGAATTACTTTAGCCCAGAAGTGGTCACCCGACTTGATTTTAAGCGATATAATGATGCCCGATATGGACGGGCACCAGGTCCTGAAGAGCGTACGCGCCAGTCCTACTCTGGCCCATGTGCCTTTTGTCTTTTTAACTGCTAAATCGGATATGCTGGATCTGCGCTACAGCATGAACTTAGGCGCGGATGATTACCTGACAAAGCCTTTTCGATCATCTGAACTGCTTAAGGCAATTGAAAGTCGATTGGCCCGGATTCAACAGCAGCATACTATACCATCATCTACCGGTGTTTTTTTGAAGACCATTTGCGGCCGTGACAGCAAAGGCACAATGTTGCTTCCGGTAGAAGAGTGTTTCTGGTTTTTTACGAAGAATAGGGAGTACTATGTAAACCATCCGGCGGGCACTTTTCAGGTAAACATAAGCCTCGACAAGCTCACTGCCCGGCTGGATCCAACGCTTTTCTTCAGGGCTAATCGTACTATTCTGCTACACAGAAAAGTAGTTCAAAAGTATACTTATTGGGATAAAGGTAAATATTGTATTTATTTAGCAATTGGTGAGGATACATATGAAATAACGTTAGCCAAAGCTAGGTTCAAGCATTTTAAAACATGGCTTTCCGGTTAACTAGTTCAATGCAGGTGCTCTATCAGCGTTGGGACTTGGTTTGTCTGACATCCACAGCCTCCAATGCTAGATGTGGTACTAGAAGAGTTGTTTTAGGGTTTATTCTACGCTGTTACAAGATAAATATGGTCTATGACAGTAACCAGGTGCAGAGCTGAAACAATATGGAAGAGTTTTCGCAGTTTTGGTTTGATGTTTCGCTGCAGGGAGTTGCGTTTGTTGAGCCTGTCTACACCGGAAATCCGGTGGTAACGACGTTTCAGTATAAACTGGTTAATAATGCATTTGCCAACATTCTCAGACGGACCCGGGCCGACCTGACCGGGCAACCTGTGACCGGACTTTTTCAGGATGAAGAAGATAAATCATTTGTTAACCGACTGCTTACCAGTCTGCAAACTGGAGAGCCACAACAGTTTCATAAGCATGGCCGGTGCGCGGGTGAGGATGTGTGGTTCTACACTACAGTAACCCGGATGGACCAGCAACTGATGGTTAACATTCAGGATGTCAGTGAGCAGAAAAAGTCAGAATGCGAGTTACAGCAGCGCCTGGCCGTGGAGTCCATCCTGACGGCTGTGTCGGGCCGAATGATCATCCTGGAAGCCGCAGATCTGGACGCTTATATGA is a window of Spirosoma linguale DSM 74 DNA encoding:
- a CDS encoding response regulator receiver protein (PFAM: response regulator receiver; LytTr DNA- binding region~SMART: response regulator receiver~KEGG: msl:Msil_1887 adenylate/guanylate cyclase); translation: MSIRILVIEDVTQIRENIAELLTMSGYEVQMAADGVKGITLAQKWSPDLILSDIMMPDMDGHQVLKSVRASPTLAHVPFVFLTAKSDMLDLRYSMNLGADDYLTKPFRSSELLKAIESRLARIQQQHTIPSSTGVFLKTICGRDSKGTMLLPVEECFWFFTKNREYYVNHPAGTFQVNISLDKLTARLDPTLFFRANRTILLHRKVVQKYTYWDKGKYCIYLAIGEDTYEITLAKARFKHFKTWLSG